From Cardiobacteriaceae bacterium TAE3-ERU3, a single genomic window includes:
- a CDS encoding bifunctional (p)ppGpp synthetase/guanosine-3',5'-bis(diphosphate) 3'-pyrophosphohydrolase, with translation MTLLRPQWLPGQAEYPDSSARELIERAYDLANDTGNIADDQQTQWLIQSLRGLHGDATLVAAGLLVSVWRSGKVDAERIDNDVSPKVTGVLKALDDLALIDALHEQEKSDLEQLRKMLLAMASDMRAVILKLALQTVAIRSAGRYSLADQQRLALQTRDLFAPLANRLGIAQLKWELEDRALRILEPDIYQELANALEERRVDRERYITRIIAILRQKMAEAGIGANKIYGRVKHINSIYLKMKRKNLRFEQVNDVRAVRVEVETEEECYQVLSIVNDMWQPIPEEFDDYIAHPKANGYQSLHTSLIGPEDRVLEVQIRTRKMHEHAELGVAAHWIYKEKGVRHSRQFEQQIEWLRRMLDGSGDAARGDVVFDQFKNEAFRDRVYAVSPQGKVVDLPESATPLDFAYHIHTNLGHRCRGAKINGKIVPLTTALKNGDTVEILTHKEPNPSRDWLNDHLGYLQSARSKAKVRSYFKKLEKESSVIAGQEMFDRECKRLGITAIPEDVVALAKQFNVTSPQDLFARIGFGEVGVLTVVHDLAEKHAAKRQSEQPSLDERLARIPLKASKRNKSSSIEVNGVDDLMVNFASCCQPLPPVDITGFITQGRGINIHRSDCQNLQHLANAHPERIIDVHWQADVAGVYTLDIAIEAHDRIHLLRDITQIFANEKVTITNVNMGHDDRQRLSGTFTLEVADMAQLSRVIDRVSQVKDVNSVRRVTR, from the coding sequence ATGACTTTGCTACGTCCACAATGGCTGCCCGGTCAGGCGGAATATCCTGACAGCAGCGCCCGTGAGTTGATCGAGCGTGCTTACGACCTCGCCAACGACACGGGCAACATTGCGGACGATCAGCAAACCCAATGGTTGATTCAATCGCTGCGTGGTTTGCACGGCGATGCAACTTTAGTTGCAGCTGGGCTGTTGGTCAGCGTGTGGCGCAGTGGCAAAGTCGATGCCGAGCGTATTGACAATGACGTCTCGCCAAAAGTCACCGGGGTGCTCAAAGCCCTTGATGACCTCGCGCTGATTGACGCCTTGCACGAGCAGGAAAAAAGCGACCTCGAACAACTGCGCAAAATGTTGCTCGCGATGGCGAGCGACATGCGTGCGGTGATACTCAAGCTCGCCTTGCAGACTGTCGCCATCCGCAGTGCAGGGCGCTATTCGCTTGCCGACCAGCAGCGCTTGGCTTTGCAGACCCGCGATCTATTCGCGCCGCTTGCTAACCGCCTCGGTATTGCACAACTCAAATGGGAACTCGAAGATCGCGCTCTGCGCATCCTCGAACCCGATATCTATCAGGAACTTGCCAACGCACTCGAAGAGCGTCGAGTTGACCGTGAGCGCTATATCACGCGAATTATCGCGATCTTGCGTCAGAAAATGGCGGAAGCCGGGATCGGTGCAAATAAAATTTACGGCCGCGTTAAGCATATCAACAGTATTTATCTGAAAATGAAGCGCAAGAATTTGCGCTTTGAGCAGGTTAATGACGTACGCGCGGTGCGGGTTGAAGTCGAGACCGAAGAAGAGTGCTACCAAGTGCTTTCGATCGTCAATGACATGTGGCAACCTATCCCTGAAGAATTTGACGACTACATCGCGCACCCGAAAGCGAACGGCTATCAATCTTTACACACTTCATTAATCGGACCGGAAGATCGTGTGCTGGAAGTGCAAATCCGCACGCGCAAAATGCACGAGCACGCCGAACTTGGTGTTGCTGCGCACTGGATATATAAAGAAAAAGGCGTGCGTCACTCACGCCAATTCGAGCAGCAAATTGAATGGTTGCGCCGTATGCTCGATGGCTCGGGCGATGCCGCGCGTGGTGACGTCGTCTTCGATCAATTCAAAAACGAAGCCTTCCGCGACCGCGTCTATGCCGTCTCGCCTCAGGGTAAAGTCGTCGATTTACCTGAAAGTGCGACGCCACTCGATTTTGCCTACCACATTCATACCAACCTCGGTCACCGCTGTCGTGGCGCAAAAATCAACGGCAAAATCGTCCCGTTAACCACGGCGCTAAAAAATGGCGACACCGTAGAAATTCTTACTCACAAAGAACCCAATCCTAGCCGCGACTGGCTTAATGACCATCTCGGCTATCTACAAAGCGCACGCTCGAAAGCCAAAGTGCGTAGCTATTTTAAAAAGCTTGAAAAAGAAAGCAGTGTCATTGCTGGGCAAGAGATGTTCGATCGCGAATGTAAACGCCTTGGCATCACTGCTATACCGGAAGATGTCGTCGCACTCGCCAAGCAATTCAACGTCACGAGTCCGCAGGATTTGTTTGCGCGCATTGGCTTTGGTGAAGTTGGCGTACTTACCGTTGTGCATGACCTTGCGGAAAAGCACGCTGCAAAACGGCAAAGCGAGCAGCCTAGCCTTGATGAGCGTCTGGCTCGCATTCCACTCAAAGCGTCAAAGCGCAATAAAAGTAGCAGCATTGAAGTAAATGGTGTTGATGACCTGATGGTTAATTTTGCCAGCTGCTGCCAGCCATTGCCGCCAGTTGACATCACTGGCTTTATCACCCAAGGGCGTGGCATAAATATTCACCGCAGCGATTGCCAGAATTTACAACACCTCGCCAATGCACACCCTGAACGCATTATCGACGTGCATTGGCAGGCTGATGTCGCTGGGGTATATACCCTTGATATCGCTATCGAAGCACATGACCGCATACATCTGCTGCGAGACATCACGCAAATTTTTGCCAATGAAAAAGTCACCATCACCAACGTCAATATGGGACACGATGACCGCCAGCGCCTATCTGGCACTTTCACCCTTGAAGTCGCTGACATGGCGCAGCTCTCGCGCGTCATCGACCGAGTCAGCCAAGTCAAAGACGTCAACAGTGTCCGCCGCGTTACCCGGTAG
- the pepN gene encoding aminopeptidase N yields MSNVTTIRLADYQPPAFSVGEHNLRFVLEDGKAQVHHEQTLTREQAGAPLVLNGEALKVISIAIDGNPLPDDGWQYEDAKLTIADVPDQFTLKTVVEIDADSNKELSGLYRSNGVYCTQCEAEGFRRISFALDRPDVLATYRVRIEADKATCPILLSNGDLLGSGDLDDDCHYAEWHDPHPKPSYLFALVAGDLGEVQRSITTPHGHDIDLRIYTEHAFIDQTDFAMQALVDSIHWDEQRFNLDYDLGRFNIVAVSDFNMGAMENKSLNVFNTRYVLGDIETATDSDFHGIESVIGHEYFHNWTGNRITCRDWFQLSLKEGLTVFRDQEFSGDQGEAALERIANVNLLRRVQFAEDASPMSHPVQPQEYAAIDNFYTVTVYEKGAELIRMYHTIIGEEGFQKGMKLYVERHDGQAVRIEEFAKCMEDASGYPFSEQFFKWYTSKGTPYVQFTSDYNADSRTLTLHAKQDVKRLTPAEPLVIPVRLSLMNQDGEHYAFDDSEQEYLWLLNEAEESLEFHDVDSGWMPVWMHGFTAPIYYDYDYSDDDLVRIALHGIDGFARFEAMQTCYRRLFSAALAGNDDAYRPRLARVTTLLKDILAHEQRSAGEKALLLDVPTAASLMNELDPPLDMDAILAADKRLGDDISAGIADAADAWLQQDDTKTQPEYSVADAQIRRLRGVLMQHLAKADDGKWHSRFAEAYQQSRNMTERMSAMNALNQCHDQARMDALADFAERFAEYPLVMDKWYALQASADDNGALERIRRLSESKGFVITNPNRFRSLVGAFAQNLKLFHAKDGSGYAFVADQIRRVLTINPQLSARMLNLFAIASRLDQGRQQQIREQLESLLAVDGISVDAREVIDRIISGLS; encoded by the coding sequence ATGAGTAATGTAACTACTATTCGTTTAGCAGACTACCAGCCACCGGCATTTAGCGTCGGTGAGCACAATTTGCGCTTTGTCCTTGAAGACGGCAAGGCGCAAGTACATCACGAACAAACCTTGACCCGCGAACAGGCAGGTGCACCATTAGTCCTTAATGGTGAGGCGCTGAAGGTCATTAGTATTGCTATTGACGGCAATCCTTTGCCTGATGATGGCTGGCAATACGAAGATGCCAAGCTGACTATTGCTGATGTGCCAGATCAATTCACTTTAAAAACGGTGGTTGAGATTGATGCAGATAGCAATAAAGAGCTTTCCGGCCTTTACCGCTCTAACGGCGTGTACTGCACCCAATGCGAAGCGGAAGGTTTCCGCCGCATTTCCTTTGCACTTGACCGGCCTGATGTCCTCGCCACTTATCGCGTGCGCATCGAAGCAGATAAGGCAACTTGCCCGATTCTGCTCTCAAATGGCGATTTACTCGGGTCCGGCGATTTGGACGACGATTGCCACTACGCAGAATGGCATGATCCGCACCCCAAGCCGAGCTATTTGTTTGCCTTGGTCGCTGGTGATTTGGGTGAAGTACAGCGTAGCATCACCACACCACATGGTCATGACATTGACCTGCGCATTTATACCGAACACGCCTTTATTGACCAGACTGATTTTGCGATGCAGGCACTTGTGGACTCAATCCATTGGGACGAGCAGCGTTTTAATCTCGACTACGATCTTGGGCGCTTTAACATCGTCGCGGTTAGCGATTTCAACATGGGCGCGATGGAGAACAAAAGCCTCAATGTGTTCAACACGCGCTACGTTTTAGGCGATATTGAAACCGCCACCGACAGCGATTTCCACGGTATTGAATCGGTCATCGGTCATGAGTATTTTCACAACTGGACCGGCAACCGCATCACTTGCCGCGATTGGTTCCAGCTGAGCCTCAAAGAAGGCCTGACCGTATTCCGCGACCAGGAGTTTTCCGGTGATCAGGGTGAAGCCGCACTTGAGCGTATTGCTAACGTCAATCTTCTGCGCCGAGTGCAGTTTGCCGAGGATGCCAGCCCAATGTCGCACCCGGTTCAGCCGCAGGAATATGCCGCAATTGATAACTTCTACACCGTCACCGTGTACGAAAAGGGTGCTGAACTGATCCGTATGTACCACACCATCATCGGTGAAGAAGGCTTCCAGAAAGGCATGAAGCTCTACGTTGAGCGCCACGATGGACAAGCTGTGCGTATCGAAGAATTTGCCAAGTGCATGGAAGATGCATCTGGTTATCCGTTCAGTGAACAATTCTTTAAATGGTATACCAGCAAAGGCACGCCGTACGTCCAATTTACCAGTGACTACAACGCCGACAGCCGTACTTTGACCCTACATGCCAAGCAGGACGTCAAGCGCCTGACGCCTGCTGAGCCGCTGGTTATCCCTGTGCGTTTGTCATTGATGAACCAAGATGGTGAGCACTACGCCTTTGACGACAGCGAGCAAGAATATTTGTGGTTGCTCAACGAAGCCGAAGAAAGCCTTGAATTCCACGATGTTGATAGCGGCTGGATGCCGGTGTGGATGCATGGCTTTACCGCGCCAATTTACTACGACTACGACTACAGCGACGACGACCTCGTGCGCATTGCCTTGCACGGCATTGACGGCTTTGCGCGCTTTGAGGCGATGCAGACTTGCTACCGCCGCCTGTTTTCTGCGGCACTCGCAGGCAACGATGATGCTTATCGCCCACGCCTTGCCCGCGTTACTACCTTGCTCAAGGACATCCTTGCGCACGAACAGCGTAGTGCCGGTGAAAAAGCCCTGTTACTCGACGTACCAACAGCGGCATCATTGATGAACGAGCTTGATCCGCCACTTGATATGGACGCCATCCTCGCCGCCGACAAGCGCTTGGGTGACGACATTTCGGCTGGTATTGCTGACGCCGCTGATGCTTGGTTGCAGCAGGATGATACTAAGACTCAGCCGGAATACAGTGTTGCCGATGCACAAATCCGTCGCCTGCGCGGCGTCCTCATGCAGCACCTTGCCAAAGCCGACGACGGCAAATGGCACAGCCGCTTTGCCGAAGCCTACCAGCAATCGCGCAACATGACCGAGCGCATGAGTGCCATGAACGCACTCAATCAGTGCCACGACCAAGCGCGTATGGATGCATTGGCAGACTTTGCCGAGCGCTTTGCTGAATATCCGCTGGTGATGGACAAATGGTACGCCTTACAAGCCTCGGCAGACGATAACGGTGCACTTGAGCGTATCCGTCGTCTGAGCGAAAGCAAAGGGTTTGTTATCACCAATCCGAACCGCTTCCGCTCGCTGGTTGGCGCCTTTGCGCAGAATCTTAAGCTGTTCCATGCCAAAGACGGCAGCGGCTATGCTTTTGTCGCAGATCAAATTCGCCGCGTGTTGACCATCAATCCACAGCTTTCCGCACGTATGCTCAACCTGTTCGCAATTGCTTCACGCCTTGACCAAGGCCGCCAGCAGCAAATCCGCGAGCAGCTGGAAAGCTTGCTTGCTGTTGATGGTATCAGTGTTGATGCGCGCGAAGTGATTGATCGCATCATCAGTGGGCTGTCATGA
- a CDS encoding NADP-dependent malic enzyme — protein sequence MSHSFKEEALRFHRYPTAGKISVVPTKTLDNQRDLSLAYSPGVAYACEAIEEDPLQADYLTARGNLVAVISNGTAVLGLGNIGALAGKPVMEGKGVLFKKFAGIDVFDIEVNETDPDKFIEIVASLEPTFGGINLEDIKAPECFEIETRLKERMNIPVFHDDQHGTAIIASAALINALRIQKKEISEVKVVASGAGAAGMACLEMFIVLGVKRENIVVCDSKGPIYEGREGKLDGKKAEFVSNTSARSLADALVGADVFLGVSKAGVVNQDMVKSMAKQPLILALANPDPEIRPEDVHAVRDDAIVATGRSDFPNQVNNVLCFPYLFRGALDVGATEINDAMKMAACYALADLAKSPAGEEVIAAYGGHRLVYGKEYVIPKPFDPRLISTLPVAVAKAAMESGAARRPIKDLDAYREKLESLFNRSGFVMKPIIDQARENPLKVVFAEGEDLRVLRAVYACVQEGICKPIVIGRRDTILQRLEQNNIILDFENDVELIEPMNNPYYAECYQGYHKLRGRDGVTEQDARIHINTRPTTLGAMLVKLGYADTMLCGLTGRYERHLRRVCGIFGTIKGMHEPAAMEMMVSSKGTIFITDTHIHKRPDAKAITEITLQAAQTMERLGIEPRAALLSHSNFGSSDDASARVMRDALPMIRAAAPDLIVEGEMHADTALADEIRAGLLPQGGVDVNANLLVMPNIEAANISYNLMKVVSDGSVIGPIMMGLRRPVEILTSSATARRIINMAAIAVVETQHYYERAKQHIQDGDIE from the coding sequence GGTTGTTCCAACTAAAACACTGGATAACCAGCGTGATTTGTCGTTGGCGTATTCGCCGGGCGTAGCGTATGCCTGTGAGGCGATCGAAGAAGACCCATTACAAGCGGACTACCTGACTGCACGTGGTAATTTGGTTGCAGTTATCTCTAATGGTACAGCGGTGCTTGGTCTCGGTAACATCGGTGCGCTAGCTGGTAAGCCGGTCATGGAAGGCAAGGGTGTATTGTTCAAGAAATTCGCTGGTATTGATGTATTTGATATTGAGGTGAATGAAACTGATCCAGATAAATTCATCGAGATCGTTGCCAGCCTAGAGCCGACGTTCGGTGGTATTAACTTGGAAGATATTAAAGCGCCGGAGTGTTTTGAGATCGAGACACGCCTCAAAGAGCGTATGAATATTCCCGTGTTTCACGACGACCAGCACGGTACGGCAATTATTGCTTCCGCTGCTTTGATCAATGCATTGCGTATTCAGAAGAAGGAAATTAGCGAGGTTAAAGTCGTTGCTTCTGGCGCAGGTGCGGCTGGTATGGCATGCCTCGAGATGTTTATCGTGCTTGGGGTTAAGCGTGAAAATATCGTGGTTTGTGATTCTAAAGGGCCGATTTATGAAGGTCGTGAAGGCAAGCTTGATGGTAAAAAAGCCGAGTTTGTGAGCAATACCAGTGCGCGTTCGCTTGCTGATGCATTGGTTGGTGCTGATGTATTCCTCGGTGTGTCTAAGGCAGGCGTTGTTAATCAGGATATGGTTAAGTCGATGGCGAAGCAGCCACTGATTCTTGCCCTTGCTAACCCTGATCCAGAAATTCGCCCTGAAGACGTACACGCAGTGCGTGACGATGCCATTGTTGCGACCGGTCGTTCGGATTTCCCGAATCAGGTCAATAATGTTCTTTGCTTCCCGTATTTGTTCCGTGGTGCGCTTGATGTTGGCGCGACAGAGATCAACGATGCAATGAAAATGGCTGCGTGTTATGCATTGGCTGATTTGGCCAAATCACCAGCTGGGGAAGAAGTTATTGCTGCTTATGGTGGCCACCGTTTGGTCTATGGTAAAGAGTATGTTATTCCCAAGCCATTTGATCCTCGTTTGATTTCAACGCTTCCGGTAGCTGTTGCAAAGGCGGCAATGGAAAGTGGTGCGGCACGTCGTCCGATCAAAGATTTGGACGCCTATCGCGAGAAGCTTGAAAGTCTGTTTAACCGCAGCGGCTTCGTGATGAAGCCAATCATTGATCAAGCGCGCGAAAATCCGCTTAAAGTTGTCTTTGCCGAAGGTGAGGATCTGCGTGTGCTGCGCGCGGTGTACGCCTGTGTGCAAGAGGGAATTTGTAAGCCGATTGTGATTGGTCGCCGTGATACTATTTTGCAGCGCCTGGAGCAGAACAACATCATCCTCGATTTCGAGAACGATGTTGAGCTGATTGAACCGATGAACAATCCATATTATGCCGAGTGTTATCAGGGCTATCACAAATTGCGTGGGCGTGATGGTGTCACCGAACAAGATGCGCGTATTCATATCAATACGCGTCCGACCACTCTTGGCGCAATGCTGGTTAAGCTCGGCTACGCTGATACTATGCTTTGTGGCTTGACAGGGCGGTATGAGCGTCATTTGCGTCGTGTATGTGGCATTTTTGGCACGATTAAAGGTATGCATGAGCCAGCTGCTATGGAAATGATGGTCTCATCAAAAGGTACAATTTTCATCACTGATACGCATATCCATAAGCGCCCAGATGCGAAAGCAATTACCGAGATCACTTTGCAGGCTGCACAAACGATGGAGCGCTTAGGTATAGAGCCACGCGCTGCATTGCTCTCGCACTCTAATTTTGGCTCAAGTGATGATGCCAGTGCGCGTGTAATGCGCGATGCGCTGCCGATGATTCGCGCCGCTGCGCCGGATTTGATCGTTGAGGGTGAGATGCATGCTGATACTGCTCTGGCTGATGAGATCCGTGCAGGATTATTGCCACAAGGTGGTGTGGACGTGAATGCAAACCTGTTGGTCATGCCTAATATTGAAGCAGCAAACATCAGTTATAACCTGATGAAAGTCGTCTCCGACGGTAGCGTCATTGGCCCAATCATGATGGGCTTGCGTCGTCCTGTCGAAATCCTCACCTCCAGCGCTACGGCTCGCCGTATCATAAATATGGCAGCAATTGCTGTGGTTGAAACCCAGCATTACTACGAACGAGCCAAGCAACATATTCAAGACGGTGATATTGAATGA